One stretch of Methyloversatilis sp. RAC08 DNA includes these proteins:
- a CDS encoding bifunctional protein-serine/threonine kinase/phosphatase, protein MTLKVSIGQCSIAGPRPRNEDFAGAVTPAGETLDAKGLLFAVADGVGGHANGREAAELTVRGLLNDYYATPDTWSITQSIDRVLGALNRWLIAHAARTRETAGMATTLSALVLRGTRWHLAHVGDSRIYLYRAGCLTQLTEDHTWAHPELSNVLHRAVGLDARFAVDHADGELETGDCFVLLSDGVWNTLHDEGIAGELACHSEPESLASALALQAEARGANDNCTALVVRVDALGQAALRDRLAQAAQLELPPRLHADDVIDGLKVEAVLHESRVTLLYRVRDQASGDIKVLKTLRADAADPDAIAALVHEEWLARRVVSPLFPQVSSHAGRSCLYYLMSWHEGATLRARLDAGHHFDVEQTVRLGCTVLRALGTLHRLGIVHRDIKPDNLHLDAQGALRVLDLGVAASDGEAFGEINNPGTPSYMAPELFAGSVASESSDLFALGVTLYELLTRRYPYGEIEPFQRPRFGDPLPPTRFRPQTPEWLEAALLKAVARTPDSRFETAEEFLLALEHGAHRPLALPRRTPLIERASVRLLRVLLTLSALLNLLLLWALLSQGPNAARTSGMHAPFSAPREGAHAYSFAAKALTQARKQAFRNVA, encoded by the coding sequence ATGACATTGAAGGTGTCCATCGGTCAGTGCTCGATCGCCGGGCCGCGACCGCGCAACGAGGATTTTGCCGGTGCGGTGACGCCCGCCGGCGAAACGCTGGACGCCAAAGGCTTGCTGTTCGCCGTGGCCGACGGCGTCGGCGGGCACGCCAACGGACGGGAAGCGGCCGAGCTCACCGTGCGCGGCCTGCTGAACGACTATTACGCCACGCCCGATACCTGGAGCATCACGCAGTCGATCGACCGGGTACTCGGTGCGCTCAATCGTTGGCTGATTGCGCACGCCGCGCGCACTCGAGAAACCGCGGGCATGGCCACCACGCTGTCTGCGCTGGTACTGCGCGGCACCCGCTGGCACCTCGCCCACGTCGGCGATTCGCGCATCTACCTGTACCGCGCCGGCTGCCTGACGCAGCTCACCGAGGATCACACCTGGGCGCACCCGGAACTGTCCAATGTGCTGCACCGCGCGGTCGGCCTCGATGCGCGCTTTGCAGTCGACCACGCCGACGGCGAACTCGAAACCGGCGACTGCTTCGTGCTGTTGAGCGATGGCGTCTGGAACACGCTGCACGACGAAGGCATCGCCGGCGAGCTGGCGTGCCACAGCGAACCCGAGTCGCTGGCTTCGGCGCTCGCGCTGCAGGCAGAAGCGCGCGGCGCCAACGACAACTGCACCGCGCTGGTGGTGCGCGTCGACGCGCTGGGGCAGGCGGCGCTGCGCGACCGCCTTGCGCAGGCTGCGCAACTGGAATTGCCGCCGCGGCTGCATGCGGACGATGTCATCGACGGACTGAAGGTCGAGGCGGTGCTGCACGAATCGCGCGTGACGCTGCTCTATCGCGTGCGAGATCAAGCAAGCGGCGACATCAAGGTGCTCAAGACCTTGCGCGCGGACGCGGCCGACCCGGATGCCATCGCCGCCCTGGTGCACGAGGAATGGCTCGCACGGCGCGTGGTGTCGCCATTGTTTCCGCAGGTGTCGAGCCATGCCGGTCGAAGCTGCCTGTATTACCTGATGAGCTGGCACGAGGGAGCGACGCTGCGTGCCCGGCTCGATGCTGGCCACCATTTCGATGTCGAGCAGACTGTCCGGCTGGGCTGCACCGTCCTGCGCGCGCTCGGCACATTGCACCGGCTCGGCATCGTGCATCGCGACATCAAGCCGGACAACCTGCACCTGGACGCTCAGGGCGCGTTGCGCGTACTCGACCTCGGCGTCGCGGCGTCCGATGGCGAAGCGTTTGGCGAGATCAATAACCCGGGTACGCCGAGCTACATGGCGCCGGAACTGTTTGCCGGCTCGGTCGCCAGCGAGTCGAGCGACCTGTTCGCGCTCGGCGTCACGCTGTACGAACTGCTGACCCGGCGTTACCCGTACGGCGAGATCGAACCTTTCCAGCGACCGCGTTTCGGCGATCCGCTGCCACCCACGCGTTTTCGCCCGCAAACACCGGAATGGCTCGAAGCGGCGTTGCTCAAGGCTGTGGCACGCACACCCGACTCGCGCTTCGAAACGGCCGAAGAGTTCCTGCTCGCGCTGGAACATGGCGCACACCGCCCGCTCGCCCTGCCGCGACGGACGCCGCTGATCGAACGTGCGTCGGTGCGGCTGCTGCGCGTATTGCTGACCCTGTCGGCACTGTTGAATCTGCTGCTGCTGTGGGCACTGCTATCGCAAGGACCGAACGCGGCGCGCACCAGTGGCATGCATGCACCATTCAGCGCGCCCCGCGAAGGAGCGCATGCGTACAGCTTCGCGGCAAAAGCGCTCACCCAGGCGCGCAAACAGGCCTTCAGGAACGTGGCATAA
- a CDS encoding nitrate/nitrite transporter → MDRKAFLKAGHTPTLFAAFLYFDLAFMVWVLLGPLGVQIAHDLQLTHAQKGFMVAVPVLAGALLRLLMGVLVDHLQPKKAGAIGQVIVIAAMFVAWHFGIQSYEQALLFGCFLGFAGAAFAVALPLASRWYPPEHQGTALGIAGAGNSGTALAALFAPGLAVAFGWVNVFGLALIPLVAVFIFYLLVARDAPECPPPKTLAEYLKVLRDRDAWWFMFFYSVTFGGFVGLASSLTIYFNTQYGLDAQMAGYFTAACVFAGSLVRPIGGNLADRIGGIRTLTVMYVIAAAFLFGVSFGLPQAWMAVVVFVGAMLALGMGNGAVFQLVPQRFRREIGVMTGLVGMAGGIGGFYLASSLGYSREATGSYQTGFIIFGLLAVLALVGLTRVKTRWRTTWGAAHLTNARI, encoded by the coding sequence ATGGACAGGAAAGCATTTCTCAAGGCCGGCCACACGCCAACGCTGTTTGCCGCCTTTCTCTATTTCGATCTCGCCTTCATGGTGTGGGTGCTGCTCGGCCCGCTCGGCGTGCAGATCGCGCATGACCTGCAACTGACCCACGCGCAGAAGGGCTTCATGGTCGCCGTGCCGGTGCTCGCCGGCGCGCTGCTGCGCCTGCTGATGGGCGTGCTGGTCGACCACCTGCAGCCGAAGAAGGCGGGCGCGATCGGCCAGGTCATCGTCATCGCAGCGATGTTCGTCGCCTGGCACTTCGGCATCCAAAGCTACGAACAGGCACTGCTGTTCGGCTGCTTCCTCGGCTTCGCCGGCGCCGCCTTCGCGGTCGCGCTGCCGCTGGCGTCGCGCTGGTATCCGCCGGAACACCAGGGCACCGCACTGGGCATCGCCGGCGCCGGCAACTCGGGCACCGCGCTGGCCGCGCTGTTTGCGCCAGGCCTGGCGGTCGCGTTCGGCTGGGTCAACGTGTTCGGTCTGGCGCTGATCCCGCTGGTGGCCGTGTTCATTTTCTATCTGCTGGTGGCCAGGGACGCGCCTGAATGCCCGCCACCCAAGACGCTGGCCGAGTACCTGAAGGTGCTGCGCGACCGCGATGCCTGGTGGTTCATGTTCTTCTACAGCGTCACCTTCGGCGGCTTCGTAGGCCTCGCCTCGTCGCTGACCATCTACTTCAACACCCAGTACGGGCTGGACGCGCAGATGGCCGGTTACTTCACTGCCGCCTGCGTGTTCGCCGGTTCGCTGGTGCGGCCGATCGGCGGCAACCTCGCCGACCGCATTGGCGGCATCCGCACGCTGACCGTCATGTACGTGATCGCCGCCGCCTTCCTGTTCGGCGTGAGCTTCGGCCTGCCGCAGGCCTGGATGGCGGTGGTCGTGTTCGTCGGCGCCATGCTGGCGCTGGGCATGGGCAATGGCGCAGTGTTCCAGCTCGTGCCGCAGCGCTTCCGGCGCGAGATCGGCGTCATGACCGGTCTGGTCGGCATGGCCGGGGGCATCGGCGGCTTCTATCTCGCATCGTCGCTCGGCTATTCGCGCGAAGCCACCGGCAGCTACCAGACCGGCTTCATCATTTTCGGACTGCTGGCCGTGCTCGCGCTGGTCGGGCTGACGCGGGTAAAAACACGCTGGCGCACGACCTGGGGGGCCGCACACCTCACCAACGCACGCATCTGA
- the nirD gene encoding nitrite reductase small subunit NirD — MSTETITWAPVCALEDIPHLGSRVVRSDTGDIAIFRNDEQVFAVHDKCPHKGGPLSQGIVHGNTVTCPLHSWKIQLDSGDAIAPDVGCTRSFEVKVENGQVLLKA, encoded by the coding sequence ATGAGCACCGAAACCATCACGTGGGCGCCGGTCTGTGCCCTCGAAGACATTCCCCACCTGGGCTCGCGCGTCGTGCGCAGCGACACCGGCGACATCGCCATCTTCCGCAATGACGAGCAGGTGTTCGCGGTGCATGACAAGTGCCCGCACAAGGGCGGGCCGCTGTCGCAGGGCATCGTCCACGGCAATACCGTCACCTGCCCGCTGCACAGCTGGAAGATCCAGCTCGATTCCGGCGACGCCATCGCACCGGACGTCGGCTGCACGCGCAGCTTCGAAGTGAAGGTCGAAAACGGGCAGGTGCTGCTGAAAGCCTGA
- the nirB gene encoding nitrite reductase large subunit NirB produces the protein MEKKRLVMVGNGMAGCRTLEELIKIAPGMYDITVFGAEPHPNYNRILLSPVLAGEMTVQDIILNDWDWYRDNGITLHAGKKVVKIDRIARKVVAEDGTEAEYDRLLLATGSNPFILPVSGKDLPGVIAYRDIADTDAMIEAAANHRHAVVIGAGLLGLEAANGLALRGMHVTVVHLGAWIMERQLDRPSADMLQASLEKKGLAFLLEKQTESLIAGPDGRVSAVRFKSGETIPADLVVMAAGIRPNTTLAESAGIHCNRGIVANDTMQTYDPKIYAVGECVSHRGIAYGLVAPLFEQAKVCANHLAQYGIGTYKGSVTSTKLKVTGIDVFSAGNFTGGPGCDDIVLHDPSGGVYKRLVLEGERLVGACLYGDTADGAWYFQLIKDGQDIHAVRDHLMFGQNHLGDVGHKGQTQAASMPDTAEVCGCNGVCKGTIVKAIKEKGLFSLDDVRKHTKASSSCGSCTGLVEQILASCIGGAYTPASSTSKAMCGCTDMNHGDVRAAIRDRHYIDIPTVMRELQWKTPNGCASCRPALNYYVQSSWPHEAKDDPQSRYINERAHANIQKDGTYSVVPRMWGGLTTPNELRAIADAAEKYKVPTVKVTGGQRIDLLGVKKDDLPAMWADLAQAGMVSGHAYGKSLRTVKTCVGAEHCRFGTQLSMGLGVKLEKMLFGMYSPHKVKLAVSGCPRNCAEAGIKDVGVIGVESGYEIYVAGNGGIKTEVAQYFCKVTSDDEVMEYSGAFLQLYREEGWYLERTVHYIDRVGLDYVKGKVVDDAENRKALYERLLFALQDYKDPWLERAQADAKSDLGREFRTIAIRQAMQA, from the coding sequence ATGGAAAAGAAACGTCTTGTGATGGTGGGCAACGGGATGGCGGGCTGTCGCACGCTGGAGGAGCTGATCAAGATCGCGCCCGGGATGTACGACATCACGGTGTTCGGAGCCGAGCCGCATCCCAACTACAACCGCATCCTGCTGTCGCCGGTGCTGGCGGGCGAAATGACGGTGCAGGACATCATCCTGAACGACTGGGACTGGTACCGCGACAACGGCATCACGCTGCACGCAGGCAAGAAGGTGGTGAAGATCGACCGCATCGCGCGCAAGGTGGTGGCCGAAGACGGTACCGAAGCCGAATACGACCGCCTGCTGCTGGCGACCGGCTCCAATCCCTTCATCCTGCCGGTGTCGGGCAAGGACCTGCCGGGCGTGATCGCCTATCGCGACATCGCCGATACCGACGCGATGATCGAAGCGGCTGCGAACCACCGGCACGCGGTCGTGATCGGCGCCGGCCTGCTCGGTCTGGAAGCGGCCAATGGTCTTGCGCTGCGCGGCATGCATGTCACCGTGGTGCATCTGGGCGCATGGATCATGGAACGCCAGCTCGACCGGCCGTCGGCCGACATGCTGCAGGCCTCGCTGGAAAAGAAGGGGCTGGCCTTCCTGCTCGAGAAGCAGACCGAGTCGCTGATCGCCGGACCGGATGGCCGCGTGTCGGCGGTGCGCTTCAAGAGCGGCGAAACGATCCCGGCCGATCTGGTCGTGATGGCGGCCGGCATCCGCCCGAACACCACGCTGGCCGAATCGGCCGGCATCCACTGCAACCGCGGCATCGTCGCCAATGACACGATGCAGACTTACGACCCTAAGATCTACGCGGTCGGCGAATGCGTCAGCCACCGCGGCATCGCCTACGGTCTGGTCGCGCCGCTGTTCGAACAGGCCAAGGTGTGCGCCAACCACCTCGCGCAGTACGGCATCGGCACCTACAAGGGTTCGGTCACCTCGACCAAGCTGAAGGTGACCGGCATCGACGTGTTTTCGGCCGGCAACTTCACCGGCGGTCCGGGCTGCGATGACATCGTGCTGCACGACCCGTCTGGCGGCGTCTACAAAAGGCTCGTGCTGGAAGGCGAACGTCTGGTCGGTGCCTGCCTGTATGGCGACACGGCCGATGGCGCCTGGTACTTCCAGCTGATCAAGGACGGCCAGGACATCCACGCCGTGCGCGACCACCTGATGTTCGGCCAGAACCACCTGGGCGACGTCGGCCACAAGGGTCAGACGCAGGCCGCCTCGATGCCGGACACGGCCGAAGTGTGCGGCTGCAACGGCGTGTGCAAGGGCACCATCGTCAAGGCGATCAAGGAAAAGGGTCTGTTTTCGCTGGATGACGTACGCAAGCACACCAAGGCGTCGAGCTCCTGCGGTTCATGCACCGGCCTGGTCGAGCAGATCCTCGCCTCGTGCATCGGCGGCGCCTACACGCCGGCCAGCTCCACCTCCAAGGCGATGTGCGGCTGCACCGACATGAACCACGGCGACGTGCGTGCGGCGATCCGCGACCGCCATTACATCGACATTCCGACCGTGATGCGCGAACTGCAGTGGAAGACGCCCAATGGCTGCGCGTCATGCCGCCCGGCGCTCAACTACTACGTGCAATCGAGCTGGCCGCACGAGGCGAAGGACGACCCGCAGAGCCGCTACATCAACGAGCGCGCGCACGCCAACATCCAGAAGGACGGCACCTACTCCGTGGTGCCGCGCATGTGGGGCGGGCTCACCACGCCGAACGAACTGCGCGCCATCGCCGACGCTGCGGAAAAGTACAAGGTGCCGACCGTCAAGGTGACCGGCGGCCAGCGCATCGACCTGCTGGGCGTCAAGAAGGACGACCTGCCCGCCATGTGGGCCGACCTCGCGCAGGCCGGCATGGTGTCGGGCCACGCCTACGGCAAGAGCCTGCGCACCGTGAAGACCTGCGTCGGCGCCGAGCACTGCCGCTTCGGCACCCAGCTGTCGATGGGTCTGGGCGTGAAGCTGGAAAAGATGCTGTTCGGCATGTACAGCCCGCACAAGGTGAAGCTCGCCGTGTCCGGCTGCCCGCGCAACTGCGCCGAAGCCGGCATCAAGGACGTCGGCGTCATCGGCGTCGAATCCGGCTACGAAATCTACGTCGCCGGCAACGGCGGCATCAAGACCGAGGTGGCGCAATACTTCTGCAAGGTGACCAGCGACGACGAGGTGATGGAGTACTCCGGCGCCTTCCTGCAACTGTATCGCGAAGAAGGCTGGTACCTGGAACGGACGGTGCATTACATCGACCGCGTCGGCCTCGATTATGTGAAGGGCAAGGTGGTCGACGACGCCGAGAACCGCAAGGCCCTGTACGAGCGGCTGCTGTTTGCGCTGCAGGACTACAAGGATCCCTGGCTGGAACGCGCGCAGGCGGATGCGAAGTCCGACCTAGGCCGCGAATTCCGCACCATCGCCATCCGCCAGGCCATGCAGGCTTGA
- a CDS encoding methyl-accepting chemotaxis protein: protein MNEHVLQSAHSAADRVMLISASLLSIVCIAVGAAYGDLLVSLLVGLPAAVVPLLIHHLAPGALVTRLACASAFMVLAALLIQLTGGLIEAHFAIFVMLAFLLYYRDWRPIVMAAGVIAVHHLAFNFMQAAGVGVFVFADGANLLMVFVHAAFVVAEAGLLCYMAIGLKRDALQAAWIGDIAERIGAGDLVSDVPQHPGMPLLGRMESMRLKLAQTVSLIVTESVSARNVADTLRVNSERITRSTGEQCEASERMAAAVHQMTTSIQHISGEADEASARVQRSGQSADNGVAVMQGLAGDIRQTGEAIHEVESSMELIGSQFDSVKSIVALIKEIADQTNLLALNAAIEAARAGEQGRGFAVVADEVRKLAERTRLATEDIARTVDAMQTSKDRALESVANTVATAQRGVDQVASVSDSIAAVSSEIGAMMDIIVGMSESMREQTRAATGIAQGIEQVTGLAHDTAVIAEEDRATAARLGDTAESLVGASRQFKLN, encoded by the coding sequence ATGAACGAACACGTACTTCAATCGGCCCATTCGGCGGCGGATCGCGTAATGCTGATCAGCGCGTCACTGCTGTCCATCGTCTGCATAGCCGTCGGCGCCGCTTACGGCGACCTGCTCGTTTCGCTGCTGGTCGGCTTGCCGGCGGCGGTGGTGCCGCTGCTGATCCATCACCTGGCGCCGGGCGCACTGGTCACCCGCCTGGCCTGCGCGAGTGCGTTCATGGTGCTGGCGGCGCTGCTGATCCAGCTCACCGGTGGCCTGATCGAAGCGCACTTCGCCATTTTCGTCATGCTGGCCTTCCTGCTCTATTACCGTGACTGGCGTCCGATCGTGATGGCCGCCGGCGTGATCGCGGTGCATCACCTGGCGTTCAATTTCATGCAGGCAGCCGGTGTCGGCGTCTTCGTGTTCGCCGATGGCGCCAATCTGTTGATGGTGTTCGTACATGCGGCGTTCGTCGTGGCCGAGGCCGGGTTGCTGTGCTACATGGCGATCGGCCTGAAGCGCGATGCCCTGCAGGCTGCGTGGATCGGCGACATCGCGGAGCGCATCGGTGCGGGCGATCTGGTGTCGGATGTGCCGCAGCACCCGGGCATGCCGCTGCTGGGCAGGATGGAATCGATGCGACTGAAACTGGCGCAGACGGTCAGTCTGATAGTCACCGAGTCGGTCAGCGCGCGCAACGTGGCGGATACGCTGCGCGTCAATTCGGAGCGCATCACGCGCTCGACCGGAGAACAGTGCGAAGCGAGCGAACGCATGGCTGCCGCGGTTCATCAGATGACCACGTCGATCCAGCACATTTCCGGCGAAGCGGATGAAGCGAGCGCGCGGGTGCAGCGCAGCGGTCAATCGGCCGACAACGGGGTGGCCGTCATGCAGGGGCTTGCCGGCGACATCCGGCAGACCGGCGAGGCGATCCACGAGGTGGAAAGCAGCATGGAACTGATCGGCTCGCAATTCGACAGCGTCAAGTCCATCGTCGCGCTGATCAAGGAAATCGCCGATCAGACCAACCTGCTGGCGCTGAACGCCGCCATTGAAGCTGCCCGGGCAGGTGAGCAGGGGCGCGGGTTTGCGGTGGTCGCGGACGAGGTGCGCAAGCTGGCGGAACGCACCCGCCTGGCGACCGAAGACATCGCCCGCACGGTCGACGCGATGCAGACCAGCAAGGACCGCGCGCTCGAAAGTGTGGCCAACACCGTGGCGACAGCCCAGCGCGGGGTCGATCAGGTGGCATCGGTCAGCGATTCCATCGCCGCCGTGTCATCCGAGATCGGCGCCATGATGGACATCATCGTCGGCATGTCGGAATCGATGCGCGAACAGACGCGAGCGGCGACCGGCATTGCGCAGGGCATCGAACAGGTCACCGGGCTGGCGCACGACACTGCGGTGATCGCCGAGGAAGACCGCGCCACCGCTGCACGGCTCGGCGACACGGCGGAGTCGCTGGTCGGCGCGAGCCGGCAGTTCAAGCTGAACTAG
- the ybiB gene encoding DNA-binding protein YbiB — MDYTKQIKEIGRGAKGARALSRDDAQALFGDMLDGRVPPLQLGAIVLAMRIKSESLEELLGFKAAIDARLTHIEAPPGPRTVVLPTYNGARRRPNLMPLLAMMLAREGVPVLIHGHFDFDSRADPFALLAALELPLADSAAHAGELLAHGRIACIQVAKLSPGLDTLLSLRPQLGVRNSAHSMTKMIDPLPGRSVRVVPVTHPEYLDKMSQFLRLDGGHSMLLRGTEGEAYANPARRPALTGFFDGIEKVLCEADDSAAALTQPEAGIDAAANAALIREMLAGRLPLPAPLRAQFDACRELAGC, encoded by the coding sequence ATGGACTACACGAAACAGATCAAGGAAATCGGCCGCGGCGCCAAGGGCGCGCGCGCGCTGTCGCGCGATGATGCACAGGCGCTGTTCGGCGACATGCTCGACGGTCGCGTGCCGCCGCTGCAACTGGGCGCCATCGTGCTGGCGATGCGCATCAAGAGCGAATCACTGGAGGAACTGCTGGGTTTCAAGGCGGCGATCGATGCGCGCCTGACGCACATCGAGGCACCGCCCGGCCCGCGCACCGTGGTGCTGCCGACCTACAACGGCGCGCGCCGCCGCCCCAACCTGATGCCGCTGCTGGCCATGATGCTGGCGCGCGAGGGGGTGCCGGTGCTGATCCACGGCCACTTCGATTTCGACAGCCGGGCCGATCCTTTCGCACTGCTGGCCGCGCTCGAACTGCCGCTGGCCGACAGCGCCGCACACGCAGGCGAGCTGCTCGCGCACGGGCGCATCGCCTGCATCCAGGTCGCGAAACTCAGTCCGGGGCTGGACACGCTACTGTCGCTGCGGCCGCAGCTGGGCGTGCGCAACTCGGCGCATTCGATGACCAAGATGATCGATCCGCTGCCGGGGCGCAGCGTACGCGTCGTGCCGGTGACGCATCCGGAGTATCTGGACAAGATGTCGCAGTTCCTGCGCCTGGATGGCGGTCATTCGATGCTGTTGCGCGGCACCGAAGGTGAGGCCTATGCCAATCCGGCGCGCCGGCCGGCCCTGACCGGCTTCTTCGATGGCATCGAAAAGGTGTTGTGCGAGGCAGACGACAGCGCCGCTGCGCTGACCCAGCCGGAAGCCGGAATCGATGCGGCGGCCAATGCGGCGTTGATCCGCGAAATGCTGGCAGGCCGTCTGCCGCTGCCGGCGCCACTGCGGGCACAGTTCGACGCCTGCCGGGAACTTGCGGGGTGTTGA
- a CDS encoding NAD(P)-dependent oxidoreductase, with protein MEENSMKIGFIGLGLMGRPMAGHLAAGGHSLHLWARRPESLAPFRDSGATLHTSIADVAREADIVFSMVADAPDVEAVALGPQGVAEGAAGRTDLVFVDMSTIAPDAARSIAARLAAKGVAMIDAPVSGGEVGAINAALTIMAGGPQPAFDHVLPLFQLMGKNVTRVGDSGAGQVAKACNQILTGVGVLALAEAFAFAEKSGVDAARVREALLGGFAYSRILENHGQRMLDRNFKPGFKSWMHQKDLRIVMNEAHQMGLALPAAAAAAQMLNAMVGQGLGEEDSIAVLKVLEGLGGIEG; from the coding sequence ATCGAGGAGAACAGCATGAAGATCGGTTTCATCGGACTGGGACTGATGGGGCGGCCCATGGCCGGCCACCTTGCCGCGGGCGGCCACAGCCTGCACCTGTGGGCACGTCGTCCGGAGTCGCTGGCGCCGTTCCGCGACAGCGGTGCCACGCTGCACACGTCGATCGCCGATGTGGCGCGCGAAGCCGACATCGTGTTTTCGATGGTGGCCGACGCACCCGACGTCGAGGCGGTCGCGCTCGGCCCGCAGGGTGTGGCCGAAGGCGCGGCCGGGCGCACGGATCTGGTGTTCGTCGACATGAGCACCATCGCGCCCGACGCTGCGCGTTCGATCGCCGCGCGGCTGGCAGCCAAGGGCGTGGCGATGATCGACGCGCCGGTATCGGGCGGCGAAGTCGGCGCCATCAACGCGGCGCTCACCATCATGGCCGGCGGACCGCAGCCCGCCTTCGACCACGTGTTGCCGCTGTTCCAGCTGATGGGCAAGAACGTGACCCGGGTCGGCGACAGCGGTGCCGGACAGGTGGCCAAGGCCTGCAACCAGATTCTCACCGGTGTCGGCGTGCTGGCGCTGGCCGAAGCCTTTGCCTTCGCCGAAAAGAGCGGTGTCGACGCGGCACGCGTGCGCGAAGCGCTGCTCGGCGGCTTCGCCTACAGCCGCATCCTGGAAAATCACGGCCAGCGCATGCTGGACCGCAATTTCAAACCGGGTTTCAAGTCCTGGATGCACCAGAAGGATCTGCGCATCGTGATGAACGAGGCGCACCAGATGGGTTTGGCGCTGCCCGCCGCCGCCGCCGCCGCGCAGATGCTCAATGCCATGGTCGGCCAGGGGCTGGGCGAAGAAGATTCGATCGCCGTGCTCAAGGTGCTGGAAGGTCTGGGCGGCATCGAAGGATGA
- a CDS encoding NAD(P)-dependent oxidoreductase: MKAGFIGLGAMGRAMSANLLRAGHDVAVWARRAESMAPLVALGARAAASPADCARGADAVLCVVTAGPDVRQVALGADGVIEGASPGCVFIDHSTIPPSTARDIAAALAGRGIDMLDAPVSGGERGAIDASLSIMAGGDAAVFERMRPLLSSVGSTLVHVGPNGAGQVAKACNQLLLCAFIEAAAEAARLASANGVDFGTVREAVMHGSAGSRALDLFGGRMAARDFSAGVQARLHHKDMGIVLDEAASLGLALPLSAAVWQQLNALMGQGGASRDTSALLTVLEASPH, from the coding sequence ATGAAGGCCGGCTTCATCGGCCTCGGCGCGATGGGGCGGGCGATGTCCGCCAATCTGCTGCGCGCCGGCCATGATGTTGCCGTGTGGGCGCGTCGCGCCGAGTCGATGGCGCCGCTGGTCGCACTCGGCGCCCGTGCGGCCGCGTCGCCCGCGGACTGCGCGCGCGGCGCCGATGCCGTGCTGTGCGTGGTCACCGCCGGGCCGGACGTGCGTCAGGTTGCGCTCGGCGCCGACGGCGTGATCGAAGGCGCGTCGCCCGGTTGCGTGTTCATCGACCACAGCACGATTCCGCCCTCCACCGCGCGCGACATCGCCGCTGCGCTGGCCGGACGCGGCATCGACATGCTCGATGCGCCGGTGTCCGGCGGCGAACGGGGCGCAATCGACGCCAGCCTGTCCATCATGGCGGGCGGCGATGCGGCGGTGTTCGAGCGCATGCGGCCGCTGCTGTCGTCGGTCGGCAGCACGCTGGTGCATGTCGGGCCGAACGGTGCCGGCCAGGTCGCCAAGGCATGCAACCAGCTTCTGCTGTGCGCCTTCATCGAAGCGGCAGCCGAGGCGGCGCGGCTGGCCAGCGCAAATGGCGTCGATTTCGGCACGGTGCGCGAGGCGGTCATGCACGGCTCGGCAGGCTCGAGGGCACTCGATCTGTTCGGCGGCCGGATGGCCGCGCGCGACTTTTCGGCCGGCGTGCAGGCCCGACTGCACCATAAGGACATGGGCATCGTGCTCGACGAGGCGGCGTCGCTCGGACTGGCGCTGCCGCTGTCGGCTGCGGTATGGCAGCAGCTCAATGCGCTGATGGGTCAGGGCGGCGCAAGCCGCGACACCTCGGCACTGCTGACCGTGCTCGAGGCATCGCCACACTGA